AATGAGGATGTGTGATAGATGAGCAGTATAGGAGAAAGAATAAAAAAGAGTAGAAATGACAGAGGGTTATCTTTGAGAGAATTAGCAACTAAAGTTGAATTATCAGCAAGTTTTTTATCTCAAATAGAGCAAGGAAAGGCTTCTCCTTCTATTGAGAATTTAAAGAAAATTGCTACTTCATTAGATGTAAAAGTGAGTTATCTTATTGAAGATGAAGAGGAAAAACAAAATACTGAGCTAGTTAGAAAGGATAATAGAAAATATATCGAAAGTTTAGACTCTAATACAAAGATGGCTCTTCTAACAACATCAAATATTGATAAAGCTATGGAACCTATTTTATATGAGATAGGACCATATGGAGAGAGCGGAAGAAGTTATTATAGTCACCACGGAGAAGAGTTTATATATATAGTTGAGGGGAAGTTAGATGTATATATAGATGATGTAGTTCATAGCTTAAATGAGGGAGACAGCCTATATTTTAAATCGAGTCAAAGACATAGATTTAAAAATAATACAGATAAACCAACAAGAGCTATATGGGTTGTAAATCCTCCTACATTCTAGAAATTATTGGAGGTAAAAATTTTATATGAAATTAGAGATAAAAGTATTGAACTCAATGAGGTTAACAAAGCTTTTAATAGCAGCAAGTAGATGGCTTTCAAAATATGCTGATGTATTAAATGACTTAAATGTTTATCCTGTTCCAGATGGAGATACAGGGACTAATATGTCAATGACATTACAAGCTGTGGAGAATGAGCTAATAAAACTTAATCATGAGCCCAATATGAAAGAGCTAGTGGAGATAGTATCAGAAGCTATATTACTAGGAGCAAGAGGAAACTCTGGGACAATTCTTTCTCAAATTATTCAAGGATTTTTAAGTTCTATTGAAGATAAAGAAGAGATTACAGTTGATGATGTAATAAAAGCTTTCGGTATGGCAAAAGAGAGAGCTTATCAAGCTGTGTCTGAGCCAGTAGAAGGAACAATGTTAACTGTTATTAGAAGAGTGGCAGAAGAAGCAGCTATATATCAAGGGAATAAAGATGATTTTATTCTTTTCTTAGTACATTTAAAAAATGTTGCTAAAGAAGCAGTAGAAGAGACTCCAAATCTTTTACCTAAGTTAAAAGAAGCTGGAGTAGTGGATGCTGGAGGAAAAGGAATTTTTTATGTTCTTGAAGGATTTGAAAAATCTGTAACAGACCCTGAGATGTTAAAAGACTTAGAAAGAATAGTACAATCTCAAGCAAAAAGAAAGGAAAGAATGGAATATACTTTCCAAGAACCTCAAGATATAAAATTTAGATATTGTACAGAGTTTATT
This DNA window, taken from Fusobacterium mortiferum ATCC 9817, encodes the following:
- a CDS encoding helix-turn-helix domain-containing protein, producing MSSIGERIKKSRNDRGLSLRELATKVELSASFLSQIEQGKASPSIENLKKIATSLDVKVSYLIEDEEEKQNTELVRKDNRKYIESLDSNTKMALLTTSNIDKAMEPILYEIGPYGESGRSYYSHHGEEFIYIVEGKLDVYIDDVVHSLNEGDSLYFKSSQRHRFKNNTDKPTRAIWVVNPPTF